In a single window of the Nodularia spumigena CCY9414 genome:
- a CDS encoding polyribonucleotide nucleotidyltransferase, with amino-acid sequence MAEVDKSISFDGRDIRLKVGLLAPQAGGSVLIESGDTSVLVTATRSKGREGIDFLPLTVDYEERLYAAGRIPGGIMRREGRPPEKTILTSRLIDRPMRPLFPTWLRDDLQIIAFTLSMDELVPPDVLAVTGASIATLMAQIPFNGPMAAVRVGLVGDDFIINPTYAETENGDLDLIVAGSPHGVIMVEAGANQLPEQDIIEAIDFGYEAVRDLIQAQQDLLAEMGLKVVQEAPPEEDPTLSNYIRDRASDEIKKILSQFEYTKAQRDEALDVVKEQVASAINELPEENEVRAAATANSKALGNTFKDITKHFMRRQIVDDNVRVDGRKLDEVRPVSCQVGVLPKRVHGSGLFNRGLTQVLSTCTLGTPGDAQNLNDDLQTDQSKRYLHHYNFPPFSVGETKPMRFPGRREIGHGALAERALVPVLPSKEAFPYVIRVVSEVLSSNGSTSMGSVCGSTLSLMDAGVPILKPVSGAAMGLIKEGDEVRVLTDIQGIEDFLGDMDFKVAGTDTGITALQMDMKISGLSLDVIAQAVHQAKSARLHILDKMLQTIQEPRVETSPYAPRLLTIKIDSDMIGLVIGPGGKTIKGITEETGAKIDIEDDGTVTISAVDESRAKKARNIIQGMTRKLHEGDVYAGRVTRIIPIGAFVEFLPGKEGMIHISQLADYRVGKVEDEVAVGDEVIVKVREIDNKGRINLTRLGIHPDQATAAREAAAVNR; translated from the coding sequence ATGGCAGAAGTTGATAAGTCAATATCCTTCGATGGCAGGGATATTAGACTGAAAGTAGGCTTACTAGCTCCCCAAGCTGGTGGGTCGGTTTTAATAGAATCAGGGGACACATCTGTTTTAGTGACCGCTACTCGTTCCAAGGGCAGAGAAGGAATTGATTTTCTTCCCCTGACAGTAGATTACGAAGAAAGATTGTATGCCGCAGGTAGGATTCCCGGAGGAATCATGCGGAGAGAAGGTCGTCCACCAGAAAAAACAATTCTGACCAGCCGTCTCATAGACCGCCCCATGAGACCTTTATTTCCTACATGGTTGCGGGATGATCTGCAAATTATCGCCTTTACGCTGTCGATGGATGAGTTGGTACCACCTGATGTCCTAGCAGTGACTGGCGCTTCCATTGCTACCTTGATGGCACAAATTCCGTTTAATGGACCAATGGCCGCAGTGCGAGTTGGTTTAGTGGGTGATGATTTCATTATTAACCCCACCTATGCCGAAACAGAGAACGGAGACTTGGATCTGATTGTGGCTGGTTCACCCCACGGTGTAATCATGGTGGAGGCGGGAGCCAATCAATTGCCAGAGCAGGATATTATTGAAGCAATTGATTTTGGTTATGAAGCGGTAAGAGATTTAATTCAAGCGCAACAAGATTTGTTAGCGGAAATGGGTCTGAAAGTTGTGCAAGAAGCACCACCAGAGGAAGACCCCACTCTGAGCAATTATATCCGCGATCGCGCCAGCGATGAAATTAAGAAAATTCTGTCTCAATTTGAATACACCAAAGCCCAACGGGATGAAGCTTTGGATGTTGTCAAGGAGCAAGTCGCGAGTGCAATTAATGAATTGCCAGAAGAAAACGAAGTGCGAGCTGCTGCAACGGCAAACAGCAAGGCACTTGGTAACACCTTTAAAGACATCACAAAACACTTCATGCGCCGTCAAATCGTTGACGACAACGTGCGCGTTGATGGTCGCAAACTCGATGAAGTCCGTCCAGTTTCTTGTCAAGTTGGTGTGTTACCCAAGCGAGTCCACGGTAGTGGTTTATTTAACCGGGGATTAACCCAAGTATTATCCACTTGTACCCTGGGGACTCCTGGAGATGCTCAAAACCTCAACGATGACCTGCAAACAGACCAATCCAAACGTTACCTGCATCATTACAACTTTCCTCCGTTCTCAGTTGGGGAAACTAAACCGATGCGTTTTCCAGGTAGGCGCGAAATCGGTCATGGTGCTTTAGCAGAACGAGCGCTGGTTCCTGTGCTACCGTCAAAAGAAGCATTTCCTTACGTGATTCGCGTAGTCTCAGAAGTGCTTTCTTCCAACGGTTCCACTTCGATGGGTTCAGTGTGCGGTTCCACTCTATCTTTGATGGATGCTGGTGTCCCAATCCTCAAACCCGTAAGCGGTGCAGCAATGGGTTTGATTAAAGAAGGTGACGAAGTGCGAGTCCTGACTGATATTCAGGGCATTGAGGACTTCTTAGGCGATATGGATTTTAAAGTCGCCGGCACAGATACCGGGATTACCGCCTTACAAATGGATATGAAAATATCCGGTTTGTCGTTGGATGTAATTGCCCAAGCTGTGCATCAAGCGAAATCAGCCCGGTTGCATATTCTGGATAAAATGCTCCAGACTATCCAAGAACCACGGGTTGAAACCTCACCCTATGCCCCACGTCTATTGACTATCAAGATTGATTCAGACATGATTGGTCTGGTCATTGGACCCGGAGGTAAAACCATCAAGGGCATCACTGAAGAAACTGGTGCGAAAATTGACATCGAAGACGATGGGACCGTGACGATTTCTGCTGTGGATGAAAGTAGAGCTAAGAAAGCTCGTAACATCATTCAAGGTATGACTCGTAAGTTACACGAAGGTGATGTTTATGCTGGGCGTGTGACTCGGATTATCCCTATTGGTGCATTTGTAGAATTTCTGCCTGGAAAAGAAGGCATGATTCACATTTCTCAATTAGCTGACTATCGCGTTGGCAAAGTTGAAGATGAAGTAGCTGTTGGGGATGAAGTCATTGTCAAAGTGCGAGAAATTGACAATAAAGGACGAATAAATCTCACACGTTTGGGTATCCACCCAGACCAGGCGACGGCGGCGCGAGAAGCTGCGGCAGTGAATCGATAA
- a CDS encoding sugar phosphate nucleotidyltransferase yields MKAMILAAGKGTRVRPITYTIPKPMIPILQKPVMEFLLELLRQHGFNQIMVNVSHLAEEIENYFRDGQRFGVEIAYSFEGKIDDDGKLVGEAIGSAGGMRRIQDFSPFFDDTFVVLCGDALIDLDLSAAVKWHKSKGSIATIITKSVPLEEVSSYGVVVTDEDCRVIDFQEKPSQEEAISTNINTGIYIFEPEVFEYIPSGVEFDIGGQLFPKLVEVGAPFYAIAMDFEWVDIGKVPDYWRAINGVLLGEIKNVQIPGNEVAPGIYTGLNVAVNWDKVDITGPVYIGGMTRIEDGAKIVGPAMIGPNCWICSGATVENSVIFEWSRLGPGVRLVDKLVFGRYCVDKTGDAIDVQAAALDWLITDARQTPPSETPFERQAIEDLLGTNVI; encoded by the coding sequence ATGAAAGCCATGATTCTCGCGGCGGGTAAGGGTACTCGTGTGCGTCCCATTACCTATACAATTCCCAAACCGATGATTCCTATCCTGCAAAAGCCAGTGATGGAATTCCTCCTGGAACTTTTGCGCCAACATGGATTTAACCAGATTATGGTTAATGTTAGTCATTTGGCGGAAGAAATTGAAAACTATTTTCGTGACGGTCAACGGTTTGGCGTAGAAATCGCTTATTCTTTTGAAGGTAAAATTGATGATGACGGCAAACTAGTCGGAGAAGCCATTGGTTCGGCTGGTGGAATGCGGCGTATCCAAGACTTTTCACCATTCTTTGATGATACCTTTGTGGTGTTGTGTGGTGATGCTCTGATTGACCTAGATTTGTCTGCGGCTGTGAAATGGCATAAATCCAAAGGGTCAATTGCCACCATCATTACAAAATCTGTTCCACTCGAAGAGGTTTCCAGTTACGGTGTAGTAGTCACTGACGAAGATTGTCGTGTGATAGATTTCCAAGAAAAACCCTCGCAAGAGGAAGCTATTAGCACCAACATCAACACTGGTATTTATATTTTTGAACCAGAAGTGTTTGAGTACATACCTTCTGGGGTGGAATTTGATATCGGTGGCCAGTTATTTCCCAAATTGGTCGAAGTTGGCGCTCCTTTCTACGCCATTGCTATGGACTTTGAATGGGTAGATATTGGTAAAGTACCAGACTACTGGCGGGCAATTAATGGTGTACTGCTAGGCGAAATTAAAAATGTGCAAATTCCCGGCAATGAAGTCGCTCCTGGTATCTATACTGGCTTAAATGTGGCGGTGAATTGGGACAAGGTGGATATCACAGGCCCAGTGTACATTGGTGGCATGACCAGGATTGAAGACGGGGCTAAAATTGTTGGACCGGCGATGATTGGCCCGAATTGCTGGATATGCAGTGGCGCAACTGTCGAGAACAGTGTAATTTTTGAATGGTCGCGATTAGGCCCAGGAGTCAGACTGGTTGATAAGTTAGTGTTTGGACGTTACTGCGTAGATAAAACGGGTGATGCCATAGATGTTCAAGCTGCTGCTTTAGATTGGCTGATTACTGATGCTCGTCAGACTCCGCCTTCTGAAACACCTTTTGAACGGCAAGCGATTGAGGACTTGCTGGGAACGAATGTAATTTAG
- a CDS encoding segregation/condensation protein A, which produces MLASELLETITHLIAQAEQGDIDPWDVQVIEVIDRYLELMAPVATVKGAIESDLSQSGQAFLSASMLVLFKANTLMQLSTVDNLQDDVADDALSLSENGLLHHAHRLQLERHLSRRPSAMPPPKRRVTQQELIKQLQIMANQLKLVQKSSKPVRPKRQSSDQNMRQALELAHQENLTEVAGELEQVLHCSAKQLFLEQNCLNLEQLVDLWTQKKQPHQNNSPHESENSHMVSVFWALLLLSSQSKVELLQDEFYQEIKIRLLTD; this is translated from the coding sequence ATGCTTGCTTCCGAGTTATTAGAAACAATCACACACCTGATTGCTCAGGCAGAACAAGGCGACATCGATCCTTGGGATGTGCAGGTAATTGAGGTAATTGACCGTTACTTAGAACTAATGGCACCGGTGGCCACAGTTAAAGGAGCTATTGAATCCGACTTGTCGCAATCGGGACAAGCTTTTTTGTCAGCATCAATGCTAGTGTTATTCAAAGCTAACACTTTGATGCAATTGTCTACAGTAGATAACCTACAGGATGATGTGGCAGATGATGCCCTCTCTCTAAGTGAAAATGGGTTATTACATCATGCTCATCGTCTACAATTAGAGCGACACCTGAGCCGCCGTCCTTCAGCAATGCCACCACCAAAGCGTCGTGTAACTCAGCAAGAGTTAATCAAGCAATTGCAAATTATGGCGAACCAGCTCAAACTTGTGCAGAAATCCAGCAAACCTGTTCGCCCCAAGCGTCAGTCCAGCGACCAAAATATGCGACAGGCGCTAGAATTAGCTCACCAAGAAAATCTGACGGAAGTAGCTGGGGAACTAGAGCAAGTGTTGCATTGTTCCGCAAAACAGCTATTTCTAGAACAGAATTGTTTAAATCTAGAACAGCTGGTAGATTTGTGGACTCAAAAAAAACAACCACACCAAAATAATTCGCCTCATGAGTCAGAAAATAGCCACATGGTTAGTGTTTTCTGGGCGCTACTACTGCTCTCATCTCAATCTAAAGTCGAGTTATTACAAGACGAATTTTACCAGGAAATTAAAATTCGGCTACTTACAGATTGA
- a CDS encoding TerC family protein: MLDQIFDYLHFHFSVEAPIVLLILVLLEAVLSADNAIALAAIAQGLEDKELERKALNFGLVVAYVLRISLILTATWIQKYWQFELLGAAYLLWLVFQHFTSEEAKDDHHHGPRFNSLLQAIPVIAFTDLAFSLDSVTTAIAVSQEKWLVLTGATIGIITLRFMTGLFIRWLDEFKNLEDAGYITVAFVGLRLLMRVINENLVPPEWIVISAIAIILVWGFSVRNEIEEVPEVEPEKSEVETRG, translated from the coding sequence ATGCTAGACCAAATTTTTGATTATCTTCACTTTCATTTCAGCGTTGAAGCCCCGATAGTGCTGCTAATCCTGGTTTTATTAGAGGCTGTGCTATCTGCTGATAATGCGATCGCCCTCGCTGCGATCGCCCAAGGATTAGAAGACAAGGAACTCGAACGCAAAGCCCTCAACTTCGGTTTAGTCGTTGCTTATGTGTTGCGAATTAGCCTGATTCTCACTGCCACTTGGATACAGAAATATTGGCAATTTGAATTACTAGGTGCTGCCTATCTGCTGTGGTTGGTATTTCAACACTTTACCTCAGAAGAAGCCAAAGACGACCATCATCATGGCCCCCGGTTTAACTCATTGTTGCAAGCCATCCCTGTAATTGCCTTTACAGATTTAGCATTTTCCTTGGATAGTGTGACAACTGCGATCGCGGTTTCTCAAGAAAAGTGGCTAGTTCTGACCGGTGCAACCATTGGGATCATCACCCTGCGATTTATGACCGGTTTATTTATCCGGTGGTTAGATGAATTTAAAAACCTCGAAGATGCAGGCTATATCACTGTGGCCTTTGTCGGTTTGCGCCTGTTAATGAGAGTCATCAACGAAAACTTAGTTCCACCAGAATGGATCGTAATTTCAGCGATCGCGATCATTCTAGTTTGGGGATTCTCTGTGCGTAATGAGATTGAAGAAGTACCCGAAGTAGAACCCGAAAAGAGTGAAGTAGAGACTAGAGGCTAG
- the ndk gene encoding nucleoside-diphosphate kinase translates to MERTFLAIKPDGVQRGLVAEIIRRYETKGFTLVGMKFMKVSRELAEQHYDVHKERPFFSSLVDFITSGPVVAMVWEGDGVVASARKIIGATNPLTAEPGTIRGDFGINIGRNLIHGSDALETAHREIALWFKEEELVSWQPHLTPWLQE, encoded by the coding sequence TTGGAACGCACATTTTTAGCAATTAAACCTGATGGTGTTCAGCGTGGACTGGTAGCGGAAATCATCCGTCGCTATGAAACTAAAGGTTTTACCCTCGTTGGGATGAAATTCATGAAAGTCAGCCGCGAATTAGCTGAACAGCATTATGATGTTCACAAGGAACGACCATTTTTTAGCAGTTTAGTGGATTTCATCACCTCTGGCCCTGTCGTAGCGATGGTTTGGGAAGGTGATGGTGTTGTGGCTTCTGCGCGCAAAATTATTGGTGCTACTAACCCCTTAACGGCAGAACCTGGAACCATTCGGGGCGATTTTGGTATTAACATTGGTCGCAATCTGATCCACGGTTCTGATGCTTTGGAAACTGCACACAGAGAAATAGCTTTGTGGTTTAAAGAGGAAGAATTAGTTAGTTGGCAACCACATTTAACACCTTGGTTGCAAGAATAA
- a CDS encoding GNAT family N-acetyltransferase: protein MKFPFEKVLKNDLAIELDYMKPEEQEEVRSLLNCVINEGKTYPQNKPLSQQAFAAYWLSQDAFVVRTSAQDTTHKPKEVLGAFYLKPNFPGMCSHICNAGFIVQPGLRGQGIGRLMGEAMLVIAANLGYEAVMFNLVFATNIPSVKLWQSLGFDIIGNIPRAVKLGDGQVAEALIFYRALR, encoded by the coding sequence ATGAAATTCCCTTTTGAAAAAGTTTTAAAAAATGACTTAGCCATCGAACTAGATTATATGAAACCCGAAGAACAGGAGGAAGTGAGGTCATTACTAAATTGCGTAATTAATGAAGGCAAAACCTACCCCCAAAATAAACCTTTGTCGCAGCAGGCATTTGCAGCTTACTGGTTGAGTCAGGATGCCTTCGTGGTGAGGACATCTGCTCAAGATACGACACACAAGCCAAAAGAAGTGCTAGGGGCATTTTATCTAAAGCCTAACTTCCCTGGTATGTGTAGCCATATTTGCAACGCTGGTTTTATTGTACAACCTGGGTTACGCGGTCAGGGTATTGGACGGTTAATGGGCGAGGCGATGCTAGTCATAGCAGCAAACCTGGGGTACGAAGCAGTGATGTTCAATTTGGTCTTTGCAACTAATATACCTTCAGTTAAACTTTGGCAGTCCTTGGGATTTGATATTATTGGCAATATTCCGCGTGCAGTGAAGCTAGGAGATGGACAGGTAGCAGAGGCGCTAATTTTCTATCGGGCTTTGCGTTGA
- the speA gene encoding biosynthetic arginine decarboxylase, protein MGAESIATSEEVVMPSNGHKSELKNHKQKKLLPPSNITGGLPGSWKIEQSEALYRIEGWGEPYFSINAAGHITVSPKGDRGGSLDLFELVNALKQRNLGLPMLIRFSDILEDRIERLNACFNKAIARYNYPGVYRGVFPVKCNQERHLIEDLVKFGKPHQFGLEAGSKPELMIALALLDTPGALLICNGYKDREYVETAMLAQRLGQTSIIVIEQIEEVDLVIAAHRQLGIKPILGVRAKLSTQGMGRWGTSTGDRAKFGLTIPEIMGAVNKLREANLLDCLQLMHFHIGSQISAINVIKDAIQEASRIYVELAMLGADMKYLDVGGGLGVDYDGSQTNFYASKNYNMQNYANDIVAELKDTCAERQIPVPTLISESGRAIASHQSVLIFDVLSTSDVPLELPEPPEEEESPVIKYLWETYQSINQDNYQEFYHDAAQFKEEAISRFNLGILRLQERAKAERLYWACCQKILNITRQQEYVPDELEDLEKIMASIYYINLSVFQSAPDCWAIDQLFPIMPIHRLDEEPIRRGILADLTCDSDGKIDRFIDLRDVKSVLELHTFKPGEPYYLGMFLNGAYQEIMGNLHNLFGNTNAVHIQLTPKGYQIQHIVKGDTMSEVVSYVQYDSEDMVESIRQRCEKALEEKHITLAESQRLLQTYEQSLGRYTYLNS, encoded by the coding sequence ATGGGTGCTGAATCAATTGCTACATCTGAAGAGGTGGTCATGCCTTCCAATGGACATAAATCGGAATTGAAAAATCACAAGCAAAAAAAGCTGCTACCACCTAGTAATATTACAGGAGGTTTGCCTGGGTCTTGGAAAATTGAACAGAGCGAAGCTTTATACCGGATAGAAGGTTGGGGAGAGCCATATTTCTCCATTAATGCTGCTGGTCATATTACAGTTTCTCCCAAAGGCGATCGCGGCGGTTCTCTAGACTTGTTTGAATTGGTCAACGCCTTGAAGCAGCGTAACTTGGGGCTGCCGATGTTAATTCGCTTTTCCGATATTTTGGAAGACAGAATTGAGCGGTTGAATGCTTGTTTTAACAAAGCGATCGCCCGTTATAACTACCCAGGGGTATATCGTGGCGTGTTTCCTGTCAAGTGCAACCAAGAACGCCATTTAATTGAAGATTTAGTCAAATTTGGCAAACCGCATCAGTTTGGCTTAGAAGCCGGTTCTAAGCCGGAATTAATGATTGCTCTAGCTTTGTTGGATACACCAGGCGCATTGCTGATTTGCAACGGCTACAAAGACCGGGAATACGTCGAAACGGCAATGTTAGCCCAAAGACTAGGACAAACCTCAATTATCGTCATAGAACAGATTGAAGAAGTTGATTTGGTAATTGCGGCACACCGTCAATTAGGCATTAAGCCGATTTTGGGAGTTCGTGCCAAATTGAGTACCCAAGGTATGGGACGCTGGGGAACTTCCACAGGCGATCGCGCTAAGTTTGGTCTGACAATTCCCGAAATCATGGGAGCTGTTAACAAGCTGCGTGAAGCTAATTTACTGGATTGTTTGCAGTTGATGCACTTTCACATTGGCTCCCAAATCTCAGCCATCAATGTGATTAAAGATGCCATTCAAGAAGCTAGCCGCATCTACGTAGAGTTAGCCATGTTGGGGGCAGATATGAAATACCTCGATGTTGGCGGCGGCTTGGGTGTAGATTACGACGGTTCCCAAACCAACTTCTACGCCTCGAAAAACTACAATATGCAGAACTATGCCAACGACATCGTGGCAGAGTTAAAAGATACTTGTGCAGAGCGGCAGATTCCCGTACCAACACTGATTAGCGAAAGTGGACGTGCGATCGCCTCCCACCAGTCCGTACTAATTTTTGATGTTCTCAGCACTAGCGATGTACCACTAGAATTACCAGAACCCCCAGAAGAAGAAGAATCCCCGGTGATCAAATACTTGTGGGAAACCTACCAATCAATCAACCAAGATAATTATCAAGAATTTTACCACGACGCAGCCCAATTTAAAGAAGAAGCCATCAGCCGATTCAACTTAGGAATTTTGCGTCTCCAAGAACGAGCCAAAGCCGAGCGACTCTACTGGGCTTGCTGTCAAAAAATTCTGAACATCACTAGACAGCAGGAATACGTACCTGATGAATTGGAAGACCTAGAAAAAATTATGGCTTCCATTTATTACATTAACCTTTCAGTGTTTCAATCAGCACCAGATTGTTGGGCAATAGACCAACTATTCCCCATCATGCCCATACACCGCCTCGACGAAGAACCCATACGACGAGGAATATTAGCAGACCTCACCTGTGATAGTGATGGCAAAATTGATCGCTTTATAGACCTGCGCGATGTCAAATCAGTTTTAGAACTGCATACCTTCAAGCCAGGAGAACCCTATTATCTGGGAATGTTCCTCAATGGAGCGTATCAAGAAATCATGGGTAATTTGCACAACTTATTTGGTAATACCAACGCAGTTCACATTCAGTTGACACCCAAAGGCTACCAAATTCAGCACATTGTCAAAGGCGACACCATGAGCGAAGTAGTCAGCTACGTGCAGTATGACTCTGAAGATATGGTCGAAAGTATCCGTCAACGTTGTGAGAAAGCCTTAGAAGAAAAACACATCACCCTAGCTGAATCTCAGCGCCTGTTACAAACCTACGAGCAGAGTCTAGGAAGATATACTTATCTGAATAGCTAG